In one Rugosibacter aromaticivorans genomic region, the following are encoded:
- a CDS encoding CsbD family protein, protein MNRGRCEGHWKQFSGKPKEQWSKLLGDDLGVDAGKHDQLAGSLQERHGI, encoded by the coding sequence GAACAGGGGTCGTTGTGAGGGTCACTGGAAGCAGTTCAGCGGTAAACCGAAAGAGCAATGGAGCAAGCTCCTTGGCGATGATTTGGGCGTGGACGCCGGCAAGCATGACCAACTCGCCGGTAGTCTCCAGGAGCGGCACGGCATCTGA
- a CDS encoding PQQ-dependent sugar dehydrogenase, which yields MHKLIAFFLLAIFLMLNLVGCGEVATLSQNAGVGPYPTLPPPHPTLIPTVHIAPAKGWPAGATPVAAAGLEVNAYAAGLDHPRWLYVLPNGDVLVAETNAPLKPEDGKGIKGWIMRLVMKRAGAATPSADRITLLRDTDGDGIAETRTVFLSGLNSPFGMALVGSAFYVANTDSIMRFPYKIGDTQITAPGVKVVNLPAGTINHHWTKNVIANRDGSRLYVTVGSNSNVGENGMENEVNRAAILEVDPATGRSRLFASGLRNPNGLDWQPQSGTLWTAVNERDELGSDLVPDFMTSVQDGAFYGWPYSYYGQHVDARVKPQRPDLVARSLAPDYALGTHTASLGLVFYRGSLLPQRYAGGAFIGQHGSWNRKPRSGYKVIFVAFANGRPVGAPEDVLTGFVNAQGDALGRPVGVAVDRAGALLVADDIGNVIWRVKPAASKQ from the coding sequence ATGCACAAGCTCATCGCATTCTTTCTACTGGCCATTTTTCTGATGCTGAATCTCGTCGGCTGCGGCGAAGTGGCGACGTTGTCGCAGAACGCCGGTGTCGGCCCCTATCCCACCCTGCCGCCGCCGCATCCGACGCTCATACCGACGGTACACATTGCCCCGGCCAAGGGCTGGCCAGCCGGGGCGACGCCGGTGGCTGCAGCCGGGCTTGAGGTGAATGCCTACGCGGCTGGCCTCGATCACCCCCGTTGGCTCTATGTCCTTCCCAACGGCGATGTGCTGGTTGCCGAAACCAATGCCCCGCTCAAGCCCGAAGACGGCAAAGGCATCAAGGGCTGGATCATGAGGCTGGTGATGAAACGCGCAGGTGCCGCAACTCCTAGCGCCGACCGCATTACGCTGTTGCGTGACACGGACGGGGATGGTATTGCGGAGACGCGAACCGTCTTCCTGAGCGGATTAAATTCGCCTTTTGGCATGGCGCTCGTCGGCAGCGCCTTCTATGTGGCCAACACCGATTCGATCATGCGCTTCCCCTACAAAATAGGTGATACGCAGATCACCGCGCCCGGCGTAAAAGTCGTCAATCTGCCTGCAGGCACGATCAACCATCACTGGACCAAGAATGTCATTGCCAACCGCGACGGTTCGCGCCTCTATGTGACGGTAGGCTCGAATAGCAATGTGGGCGAAAATGGCATGGAGAACGAGGTCAACCGCGCTGCCATCTTGGAGGTCGATCCTGCAACTGGCCGCTCGCGACTGTTTGCCTCGGGTTTGCGCAATCCGAACGGGCTTGATTGGCAGCCGCAAAGCGGTACGCTTTGGACCGCGGTGAATGAACGTGACGAGCTTGGCAGTGATCTGGTTCCCGACTTTATGACGTCGGTGCAGGATGGCGCTTTCTACGGCTGGCCTTACAGCTATTACGGCCAGCACGTCGATGCGCGGGTGAAGCCCCAGCGTCCCGATCTGGTCGCTCGTTCCCTTGCGCCTGACTATGCGCTGGGCACGCATACCGCATCACTCGGGCTGGTGTTCTATCGTGGGAGTCTTTTACCGCAGCGCTATGCCGGCGGGGCGTTCATCGGCCAGCATGGCTCGTGGAACCGCAAACCGCGGAGTGGCTACAAAGTCATATTCGTAGCGTTTGCCAATGGACGCCCTGTGGGGGCGCCCGAGGACGTACTTACCGGCTTTGTCAATGCGCAGGGTGACGCTCTTGGCCGCCCCGTAGGCGTGGCGGTGGACAGGGCAGGCGCGCTACTTGTCGCGGACGATATTGGCAATGTCATCTGGCGCGTGAAGCCGGCCGCGTCAAAGCAGTGA
- a CDS encoding glycine zipper 2TM domain-containing protein, with product MSIPKKMLLVPFALLILFPLALSSTIARAQQTAYPVAGPRIDGFDVEPARRLTAGNDLMFTLYGSPGGTAAVRINGVVDRFPLEEVEAGVYEATYTIKSRDRITAEAMVTANLRVGNRIATDILDESLLAGAASRSDAKRAADAAALAAVPRIDRFEVGPVGRLDSGTDLFFSLSGSPGGKASVRINGVKGKLSLKEVATGVYEGTYTIKDRDRISANSVTTATLRRSDQEASALLGQSLLAVAGHMPSARRATRICANCGVVELINVVEITGDGSYLGKIAGGVVGAMIGSQIGKGRGTAAAEIAGAVSGAVAGNEIEKRVKKTRHYDVTVRLQGGGIQTISYATEPALKVGDKVRVENGTLAPAS from the coding sequence GTGAGCATACCTAAGAAAATGTTGTTGGTGCCATTTGCACTGTTGATACTTTTTCCACTTGCGTTGTCTTCGACGATCGCGCGGGCGCAGCAGACTGCGTACCCGGTTGCGGGCCCCAGGATCGACGGGTTCGATGTCGAACCGGCCAGACGACTGACCGCTGGCAATGACCTGATGTTTACCCTCTACGGGAGCCCTGGCGGAACGGCGGCTGTCCGGATCAATGGGGTCGTGGACAGGTTCCCGCTGGAGGAAGTGGAGGCCGGCGTGTATGAAGCCACTTACACCATCAAGAGCAGGGATCGCATCACGGCCGAGGCTATGGTCACTGCCAATTTGCGCGTAGGCAATCGCATTGCCACCGACATTCTGGATGAATCTCTCCTTGCTGGTGCCGCTTCACGTTCCGACGCCAAACGCGCAGCCGATGCCGCTGCTTTGGCGGCAGTTCCCAGAATCGATCGTTTCGAGGTTGGCCCGGTGGGCCGATTGGATTCGGGCACGGACTTGTTCTTTTCCCTGTCCGGAAGCCCGGGCGGAAAGGCCAGCGTCAGGATCAATGGGGTGAAGGGGAAGTTATCCCTGAAGGAAGTAGCGACCGGCGTGTATGAGGGTACTTACACCATCAAGGATCGGGACCGTATTTCGGCCAACTCGGTAACCACGGCCACGTTGCGCCGCAGTGATCAGGAGGCGAGCGCCCTCCTCGGCCAGTCACTGCTGGCGGTGGCTGGTCACATGCCGTCCGCACGCAGGGCAACCAGAATTTGCGCCAATTGCGGTGTGGTCGAATTGATCAACGTGGTCGAGATCACAGGCGATGGCAGTTATCTCGGCAAAATCGCCGGTGGCGTGGTAGGTGCGATGATCGGCAGCCAGATTGGCAAGGGCCGAGGTACTGCCGCAGCTGAGATTGCGGGTGCCGTGAGCGGGGCTGTTGCCGGCAACGAGATCGAAAAGCGGGTCAAGAAGACTAGGCACTACGACGTAACCGTCCGCCTCCAGGGTGGTGGTATCCAGACGATTTCCTACGCGACCGAGCCGGCTCTCAAAGTAGGTGACAAGGTCAGGGTGGAGAATGGCACGCTGGCCCCGGCTTCGTGA